ATCGGCGGTGACGACCCCGTCGCCCGAGAAGGTAAGCGTCACTTCCTCCGGGAGCGTCTCGAGCTGTTCGCCGTTCGCTGGATCCGACTCGCTGAGGTAAGCGTGGGCCGCGACCGGGGTCGCGACGAGAGCGATCGCGATGCCGACGACGACGAGACACGCCAGTATCGCCGCGACGAGCGATCGCCGCGTGTGCGAGTCGCGTCGGGCGAACGGCGAGTTCGACGGCATCAGTTAGCGGAGGGAGCCGGTGTAGCCGGTGCCCGAGTCGCCGACGTACTGGACCGTATCGACCCCCTCCCCGACCTCGACCTGGTCGACGGCCTCCTGGGCCTCCATGTCGACGACGGCGACGGTGCCGTCGGCGTCGGCGGGGCTGACGAAGTAGCCGCCACCGGCGACGGCGGTTCGGTGGAGGTGGTCGGCGCCCTCGGGACGCTCGATGTCGCCGATCTCGACGGTCTCGACGACTTCGCCGGCCTCGACGTCGATGACCGACGCCTCGTCGGCCTGGGTGTGAGCCGTGTAGGCGTACAGCGTCCCGTCCTCGCTCTCGTGGTACCGAAGCGCGTCGGGGCCCTCGTCGACCTCGACGACCGCGAGCTCCTCGCTGTCCTCGCTGGTCGCGTCGAGAAACCGGATCTCGTTGCCGTCGAGGACGCCCATGACGTCCTCGTCCGGAGAGAGATACATCCCGCCCGCGAAATCGAGCGTATCGACGACCTCGTCGCTCTCGGTGTCGACGACGACGGTCTCGTCTCCGAACTCGAAGTACGCGAGTTCCGTTTCGGGAGCGTAGGCCTTGTAGTGGGTCCCTTCGTCTTCGTTCTCGAACTCGATGAAGTCGCTTCGCTCGTAGTTCTCGAGGTCGATCACCGGCGCGCCGGGATCGTTGACGTTCGTGGCGTAGCCCATCGAACCGAAGTCCTCGTGGTAGAGGAGCTTGCCGTGACCCTCCGTCTCGAGGCCCGACTCGACGATCTCGGTGACCTCGTGGGAGTCGGTGTCGATGACGTAGAAGGTCCCCTCCTCGTCGCTGTGGGCCCACATCTCGTCGTCGTTGGGGTGGTACATGTGGGTCCCGTCCGGTCCGATGTCGATCTCGTCGACGATCTCGCGGGCCGCGGTGTCGATGACGAGCACCTGGGAGGGCGACTCCCTGATGACGTAGATCTCGTCATAGTCGGCCGTGATCCGCGGATCACCCCATCCCTCGTCGTCGAGTCCCTCGGTGATCTCGTCGACGACCTCGCCGTCCTCGGGATCGATCACCGCGATCGTCTCCGGCGCGAACGCGTAGATCAGTCCCTCCTCGACATCCTCGGACGCCTCGTCGCCGTCGTCCTCGTGATCGTCTCCCGCATCGTCGTCACCGGTATCGTCGTCCTCGCCGTTGTCGCCGGCACAGCCCGCGAGTCCGACTGCGAGTCCGGTTCCAGCAACCTGTACGAAACGCCGTCGCTTCACCGATCGGTCCATATGTACCCTCTATTTTTCGGCTACCACTATCCTTCTGGTACAGTAGACGAAAGCCCGCTCCGGCCGTCTACCGTCGGTAAAAGAAAGCGGCTCCGCGTTCGGGACGTCGTGACTCCAGTTGCTATCTCGAGGCCGGCTCGCGCTCGAGCAGCCCGTCGACGAGGCGGGTAAACCGGTCGAGCAGCCGGTCGGGAACTGTCGGTTCGACCGTCGACAGCAACTCCCCGGTTAGCTCGGGATCTGCCAGCCCGAGTTCGACGCGGTTGCGCCGATCGTACGCCTTCTCGACGACGTCTTGCTCGACCAGTCGATCGAGGTGGTACTCGAGCGTGCTCCGGGCGATCCCCAGTTCGTCGGCGACCGTTCCCGGCGCCGCGGGCTCGTGCTCGATCAGGTAGACGACGATCTCGCGTGCGGTTTCACGCCGGAACAGCGCCAGTACGGCCTGTTCGTGCTCGTCGTACTCTGGGGTGTAGTAGTGGGTTCGACCGTAGAACTCGTTGCGGACGACCTCGTCGTCGTCGACCAGTCGGCGAACGTGGTACTGGACCTGTCCCGGCGCGAACGACGACTCTCTGACGAGCTCATTGAAGTGAATTCCAGCGTTCGTGCGGACGTGGGCTCTGATCTCTCGTTTCGTATCTGTCATTGCAATCGGTCCCGTCGGCGAGCGAGCGTTGTTAGCCGGTAGTTGCTCGGGCCGGTAACGGGTTTCGATCCCTCCCGGTCGACGGGAACGGTGGCACGTCCCGCGGTTCGGGTCCGGCGGGACCGGTTCGTTCTTCGACGCCGACACCGCCAGTTCGACCGAAGCACATAGGTGACTCACACGCCGACGTACGATAACGGAGATGCACCACACGAGCCCGTTCAACCTCGAATGGGTCGACCCCCAGCTGACGCCCGTTCTGCTCGCCGTCATCGTGCTCGCGGTCGTCGGAACGACCACGCTGTTCTGTATCGGGCTCGTGGCTTACCTCCGCCGGCGATCGACGCGGTACCTGCTGATCACGGTCGTGCTCGGACTGCTCGTGACCCGTTCGCTCGTCGGGCTGGGGACGCTGTTCGGGCTCGTTCCGATGACGTTCCATCACCTCCTCGAACACGGGGTGGACTTCTCGATCGCCGTCCTGGTTCTCTACGCGGTGTATCGCAGCGGGCCCGGAGACGAGCGGACGCCGACCGAGAGCAACGGCGACTGACGCCCCTTAGCCCAGCCGCTCGAGGACGTCCCGGCCCTCGAGGTAGACGTAGTCGTGGCGGTCAGCGTAACCGCGGGCGTCGGCGGGGGTCAGCGCCGCGCCGGTCTGGTCGTCCAACATCTCACAGACCACGACGGCCGGCGGGAGGTCGGCGGCGTCGGCGAGGGCGAGCCCGAGTTCGGTGTGGCCCTCGCGCTGGGCGAGCAGGTCGGGGGCGGCCTTCAGCAGGTGGACGTGGCCGGGAACCCGAAACTCCGTCGCAAAGTCGGTCGCGGCGGGATCGGCAGCGGCCTCGCCGAGCGCCTGGATCGTCCGCGAGCGGTCGGCGTCGGTGATCCCGGTGTAGGTGTCGCGGTGGTTGACCGTCAGCGAGAACGACGAGCGCTCGTCGTAACCGAGTTCGTGGTCGGCCGCGGCGGGGTGGTCGATCTCCTCGGTGTAGAAGGGGAGGTCGAACGCCTCCGCGATCTCGTTGGCCAGCGCCACACAGACCAGTCCGCCGGCATCGTTTCGCATGTGAGCGACGGCGTCGGACGTGACAGCGTCGGCGTGGTAGATGACGTCGGTCTCGCCCTCCCGGTCGGCCGCGTCGTGGACCAGTACCGGCTCGCCGGCCCGCAGCGACTCGAGGGCGCGTTCGAACGCTGCCGGGGTCTGTCCGCCCGTCCCGGCGTTCGCGCTGGCGTGGTGACCGGTCATCGGCGATCACCCACAGTGACCGTCACGTGATCCGCGTCCTCGAGATCGAGTGCCTCGCGGAGTTTCTTGGGTGCGATGACCTCGAGCTGATCCTCGTCGTGGTGGGTCCGCTCGGGAGCGATGATGTGAGCCTCGTCGTAGCTCTCACCGTCTGCGGTTTCGACGGTCGCCGGATGACAGACCGCGGGCCCGTAGGTTCGGTCCTCGTCCTCCCAGCCGTCGATCGGTACCGGCTCGAGGGAAGCCAGGGCGCTCCGGCGACGGACGCTGTCCTCGCGGAGGTCGACGTTCAGCGTCCCGGGGAACGGCTCGTACCCGAGCCGGTCCTCGAACTGGCGCTGGTACCCCGGCAGGGAGATGTAGTGGCGTCCCTCGCCCATCCCGCTGGTGACGGTCCCCTCGAGGGCGACCTCGGCGTCGGTCTCGAAGATCCGTCGGTAGTCCTCGTACTCGGCGTGGAGGGCACGTTCGCCCGCGTCGGTCACCGCGACCCACTGGCCGTCGCTGACGGTGTCCCGATCGAGCAGATCGGCGCTCTCGAGGCGCTGAAGCCGCCGCGAGGCGGTCTGGTTCGAGGCGTCGAGTCGTTCCGCGAGGCGAGAACAGGAGATCTTCACGTCACCCTCGAGCCCGCCCTCGAGCGCGAGGAGTTTGAGAACGGCGAGCTCGTCGTGGCCGACGGCAGACTCGGCTGTCACTGACATACCTAAGCGTTCTGTCGGGGTACCCAAAAGCGTATCGGATATGGAATGCGTAACAAAACTGTGATGGAGTTGACGGCAGTTTATTCGGTTCCTACGGAACGTCCACCCGACGAAGAGAAAAGTCCTCCGGCGAACACCTTCGCGCAGCCGAGTGTGTCACGGACCGACCGTGCGGTCCGGCGATCGGCTCAATCGCCGGTCATCGGGTCCCGTTCCCAGAACTCGCTGTCTTTTTTGAGCTTCGGGACCCAGGTGTCGGTCGTCTTCGAGAGCAGGACGACCCGCGAGGACGGAACCCCCTTCACCTCGGTGAACTCGGGCATGTATTCTCCGACGCGCTCGGCGAACGCGACGACGTCCTCGTGGTCGGGCATCGAGGATCGGTCGAGCCGCCCCTGGGAGTGGCCGACGTGCATGTACGCCTTCAGCTCGACGAAATCGGGATCGGCCTGCTGGTAGAAGCCGGCGTACCAGTCGGGGTGGTGCATGTTCTCCCCGTCGACGAGCGTCGTCCGCAGGACCGTACGGGTCTCCTCTTTCTCGCTGAGGACGTGCATCGTCTCGAGCAGGCGGTCCCAGGCGTCGTCCTCGACGGCCTTGACCACCTGGTCGAAGGTGTGGCGTTCTGCGGCGTCGACGCTGACGTACAGCTGTGTCGGATCGCAGTTCCGGAGCATCTCCGGCCGGGTGCCGTTCGAGACGAGGAAGGTGGTGATATCCCGATCGTGAAAGGCCTCGATGAGCTCCGGCAGGTAGGGGTACAGCGTCGGCTCGCCGTCAAGCGAGATGGCGACGTGGCGGGGCTCCATCGCCTCCTCGAAGACCTCGCGGGGGACCTCGTCGTTCCCGCCGAACCCCGACAGCAGCTTCTTCTGGAGGCGGATCGAGGCGTCGACGACCGCCTCGGGGTCGTCCCACTCGACGTCGCCCAGCTCGTAGGCGTGGCCCTGGTGGTCCCGCCAGCAGAAGACACAACGCTCGTTGCACTTGACGACGGGCGTCATCTGGATACAGCGGTGTGACTCGATCCCGTAGTAGACCTTCTTGTAACAACAGCCCTCGCCGCGCAGGGCGTTTGCCGTCCAGCCGCAGGTCTGGGCCGCAGTGTGGTTCTCGCTGTGGTAGTCCGGACTCGAGACCTGTGCCGGCGCGCCGTCCCCGTCGGCGTTGGTCGGGGTCCCGGAATCCGCGGAGTCGCTCATGTTGGCCTCCCTTTACACGGCGCGGGCAAAAGCCGTGCGGTGTCGGGAGCTACTCGAGCGAGTCCGTCCAACGACGTCACTTCTGTCCGGGTAGCGTCCCGGGTTCGACCGACTCGTCGCCGTCCTCGTCGCTCTCGTTTGCGATCTCGCGTTCGAACGTGTACAGCACGATTCCCGTGTTGGCGGTCATAATAACGCCCGTCATCGGCGCCGGCGCGAACAGGTAGAGGCCGATACCGAGCAGGAACGGGATCGCCGCGACCGCGGCCCAGAGCTGCGGTCGGGAGATCTCCTGTCGGATCGCGTCCCGGTGGGTAAGCACGAAGATCGCGGCCGTTCCGCTGAGGCCGAACGCTCCGACCGCGACGTCGAATCCGTCCATATCCGAACGTTGGGCGGTTCGTAGAAAAGGGTTCTGTGACCCGCCCGGCGGACATCGACGACCGGGGAACCCGGTTCCCGGCGACCGGAGTTCGGCAGAAGTATCTTGGTGATCCGAACAGACGCTTCGCACACAGATGGCCGATCAGATAGACGATCCCGACGAACTGCCGTCGACAGCGGGCGAGTTCGCCGACGACTACCCCGAGGTCTGGGAGGCGTACTCGGATCTCGGCGAGGCCACCTCGGAGGCGGGTCCGATCGACGACGAGACGAAACGTCTCGTGAAACTCGCGCTCTCGATCGGCGCACAGTCGGAGGGCGCCGTCCACTCCCACGTCCGGCGTGGACTCGACGAGGACGTCGACCCCGAGGCGTTGAAACAGGTCGCGGCGCTCTCGATCCCGACGCTTGGCTTCCCGCAGGCGATGGCCGCGATCAGCTGGATCGAGGACCTGACCGACGAGGACGAGGGCGAGGCCTAACGGGCCGGCACGACCCGACGTTTTTCCGCGCCCTGCTTTTCCGACCCCGAAGCTGTATACAAAGAGATATGTGTGCCGCGTTTGCACGTTCGGACGACCGAATGGCTAGAGACCGTCTCGACGGCGGAGTTCGGATCGCCCGAACCGAGTGGCGACGCCACCGCCGCGAGTTCGGCGGTTCCCGAGGACGCCGAGTCGCAGCGGCGCTCGGCTACTGTGCGGTCGCCGTCGCGCTCGGGGCGCTCGCGACTGCGGTCGGTCGCGACCTGGCCACGGGAACGCCCCTCGCCCTCTCGCTCGCTGCGGCGGTCGCGTTCGCCTGGATCGTCGCGCGAAGCGCCTCGCTGACCGGGTCACGGTTCGAACAGCTCGCACCCGACGCCCTGCTGACCGCGGTTCCCGTTCGGACGGCGGCGATGGGACTGCTGGTGTTCGTGGCCGCTCGCGTCGGCGCCGTCCTCGCGGTACCGACCGTCGGCGTCGCCGTCGGGCTCGCACTCGGCGCGAGGACGCCGCTTGTCGCGCTCACAGCGATCATCGCGATCGGGGCGCTCGCGGCCCTCGCCGTCGGGGTCGGCGTCGCGAGCCGGCTCGGGAGCGCGCTCGTCGGGCGGCGACTCTCCCGGGGTGGGCTCTACCGGGACCTGCTCGTCGTGTTCGGCTGGCTGCCGCTGGTGGCGCTGTGGCTCCTCCTGCAGGAGCTGTCGGTATCGCTCGAGACGCTGTCGGTGTGGTTCGAGTGGCTCCCCCTCGCCGCGCTCGCCGACCTCGCCGTTCTGGGTGCGGGTGGGGACGTCGAACCCCTCCGGGCGGTGGTCACGGTCGCCGGCGTCGCCGTTACTGTCCCGCTCCTGGCGGGGCTGACGACCGCGTTCGCTCGTCGGCTCTGGGTGACCGAACCCGCCGACTCGACCGACGCGTCCCGTTCCGGCTCGCACTCGCTGCTCGACGACGGCCGACTCGAGGCGTTGCTCGGCGATCGGGTCTCGCGGCCGACCGTCACCGTCGCCAGGCAACTGCTGCTCGCGGAGCGACGTACCCCGCGCGGACTGTTGAACGCTGGCTACGCCCTCGCGTTCGTCGGTCTGGTCGGACTGCCGCTGTTCGGCGTCCTGCTCGGCGCGCCCGGATTCTTGCTCGTCGTCTTCGCCCTCGGGGTAGCCCCCGGCATCGTCTTCGGTTCCGAACCGATCGGGCGGAACTACCGCGTCCTCCCGCTGTTGCTCACGGCGGTCCACGGACGGGCCTTCGTCGGCGGCCACGTCCTCGCGAGCCTCGTCCTCGGGGTTCCCCTCGTCGCGATCGTCGTCGTCCCCCTCGGGATCGCGAGCGCTGCGACCCTCGCAGAGACGGTCGCACTCGTCGCCACCGGCGTCGCGCTCTGTTGCTGTACCGCGACGGCGCTGCTCGCGTTCGAACTGACCGTCGACCGCGAGGACCTCGCGCCGGTTCCCGCCTTCTTCTCGAGCGTTCCGGCGTACGCGGAGGAGGGATGGTCGGCCTTCGTCGGACTGGCGAAGACGTTCGCGGTCGTCTCGCTGGTCTTCCTCCCGGCAGCTCTCGGTAACGCCACAGCGGTGTACGAGCGGGTGGCCGAACTCGGCCTCCCCGTGACGGCCGTCCGCCTCGGCGCCCTGGGCGTGACCTGCGTCCTCGCGCTCGGCGTCTCGAGGGTCGCCGCTCGAGTCGCCGTCCGACGGTACCGCGATTACCACCTGAACTGAGCTATGACACGACCGACGAGCGACGACGCCGAGGACCCGGGCGAGAACCCGAGCGACGGTACCGAGATCGATCCGACGGAATCGGCAGACGACTCCGCGGACTCGAACGGCGAGCCGGCGATCGTCGCGACCGACCTCACGAGGGTCTACGGCGAGACGACCGCCGTCTCGGGACTGGATCTCGAGGTCGACGTCGGATCCGTCTACGGGTTGCTCGGTCCGAACGGGGCCGGGAAGACGACCACGATCCGAATGTTGACCGCGCTGACGCCACCGACGCGCGGCTCGGGGACCGTCGCGGGCGTCCCGATCACGGATCGCGAGTCGCTGGTCGACCGCGTCGGCTACCTTCCGGAGTCACCACCGATCTACGAGCAGCTCACGGCCCGCGAGCAACTCGAGTACTACGGCGGCCTCTGCGGGATGGACGCCTCGGCGATCGAGGCCCGGATGGAGCCCCTGCTGGAGCGACTCGACCTCGCCGCGGACGCCGACGACCGGATCGTCACCTACTCGAAGGGAATGCGACGGAAGACGGGGCTCGTCCAGGCGATCCTTCCGGCTCCCGACGTGGTATTTCTGGACGAGCCAACCGCCGGACTCGATCCACGCGCCGCGAGGACGGTCCGGGAGCTCGTCACCGAACTCGCCGACGCGGGGACGACCGTCGTCCTCTCGACACATATCCTGTCCGTCGTCGAGACGGTCGCGACCGAGGTCGGGATCCTGCGGGCGGGCGAACTGGTCGCGGAAGGCGCGCCGAAGGATCTCCGCGAACGGCTCGAGGAGCGGACGGACCCGACGCTCGAGGACGTCGTCCTCGAGGTGACGACCGACGCGGAATGAGCGCAGGCAGAGCAACGAGCGAAAGAGCGGACGACTGGGTGCAGCTGTTCGATCATGTTTCGTGTCGCGACGCTGTGGGATCGTGTGCTGTCAGTGCAGTTCGTGACCTTCGAACCGACGTACTGCCCCACGATAGGCGAACAGGGCGACCAGTAGCCCACCGGAAACTAGCAGCATGGCGAACCCGCTCCGGAAGGCGCCAAGCGGGAGTCCCTGAATCGTTTCGCCAGCGTCAATCAGTGACGATGCGAGGGTGGTGAGCACTCCGCCGTCGGCGACCAGCCCGAAAACGACTCCCGGAACGTAACCGATCCCGGAGAGCGCCGTCCGCACCAACTCCGGTGTGGCTAC
This genomic window from Natronococcus occultus SP4 contains:
- a CDS encoding beta-propeller fold lactonase family protein, encoding MDRSVKRRRFVQVAGTGLAVGLAGCAGDNGEDDDTGDDDAGDDHEDDGDEASEDVEEGLIYAFAPETIAVIDPEDGEVVDEITEGLDDEGWGDPRITADYDEIYVIRESPSQVLVIDTAAREIVDEIDIGPDGTHMYHPNDDEMWAHSDEEGTFYVIDTDSHEVTEIVESGLETEGHGKLLYHEDFGSMGYATNVNDPGAPVIDLENYERSDFIEFENEDEGTHYKAYAPETELAYFEFGDETVVVDTESDEVVDTLDFAGGMYLSPDEDVMGVLDGNEIRFLDATSEDSEELAVVEVDEGPDALRYHESEDGTLYAYTAHTQADEASVIDVEAGEVVETVEIGDIERPEGADHLHRTAVAGGGYFVSPADADGTVAVVDMEAQEAVDQVEVGEGVDTVQYVGDSGTGYTGSLR
- a CDS encoding winged helix-turn-helix transcriptional regulator, which gives rise to MTDTKREIRAHVRTNAGIHFNELVRESSFAPGQVQYHVRRLVDDDEVVRNEFYGRTHYYTPEYDEHEQAVLALFRRETAREIVVYLIEHEPAAPGTVADELGIARSTLEYHLDRLVEQDVVEKAYDRRNRVELGLADPELTGELLSTVEPTVPDRLLDRFTRLVDGLLEREPASR
- a CDS encoding DUF7471 family protein translates to MHHTSPFNLEWVDPQLTPVLLAVIVLAVVGTTTLFCIGLVAYLRRRSTRYLLITVVLGLLVTRSLVGLGTLFGLVPMTFHHLLEHGVDFSIAVLVLYAVYRSGPGDERTPTESNGD
- the ribB gene encoding 3,4-dihydroxy-2-butanone-4-phosphate synthase codes for the protein MTGHHASANAGTGGQTPAAFERALESLRAGEPVLVHDAADREGETDVIYHADAVTSDAVAHMRNDAGGLVCVALANEIAEAFDLPFYTEEIDHPAAADHELGYDERSSFSLTVNHRDTYTGITDADRSRTIQALGEAAADPAATDFATEFRVPGHVHLLKAAPDLLAQREGHTELGLALADAADLPPAVVVCEMLDDQTGAALTPADARGYADRHDYVYLEGRDVLERLG
- a CDS encoding DUF120 domain-containing protein; amino-acid sequence: MSVTAESAVGHDELAVLKLLALEGGLEGDVKISCSRLAERLDASNQTASRRLQRLESADLLDRDTVSDGQWVAVTDAGERALHAEYEDYRRIFETDAEVALEGTVTSGMGEGRHYISLPGYQRQFEDRLGYEPFPGTLNVDLREDSVRRRSALASLEPVPIDGWEDEDRTYGPAVCHPATVETADGESYDEAHIIAPERTHHDEDQLEVIAPKKLREALDLEDADHVTVTVGDRR
- the twy1 gene encoding 4-demethylwyosine synthase TYW1; translation: MSDSADSGTPTNADGDGAPAQVSSPDYHSENHTAAQTCGWTANALRGEGCCYKKVYYGIESHRCIQMTPVVKCNERCVFCWRDHQGHAYELGDVEWDDPEAVVDASIRLQKKLLSGFGGNDEVPREVFEEAMEPRHVAISLDGEPTLYPYLPELIEAFHDRDITTFLVSNGTRPEMLRNCDPTQLYVSVDAAERHTFDQVVKAVEDDAWDRLLETMHVLSEKEETRTVLRTTLVDGENMHHPDWYAGFYQQADPDFVELKAYMHVGHSQGRLDRSSMPDHEDVVAFAERVGEYMPEFTEVKGVPSSRVVLLSKTTDTWVPKLKKDSEFWERDPMTGD
- a CDS encoding carboxymuconolactone decarboxylase family protein → MADQIDDPDELPSTAGEFADDYPEVWEAYSDLGEATSEAGPIDDETKRLVKLALSIGAQSEGAVHSHVRRGLDEDVDPEALKQVAALSIPTLGFPQAMAAISWIEDLTDEDEGEA
- a CDS encoding ABC transporter ATP-binding protein; this translates as MTRPTSDDAEDPGENPSDGTEIDPTESADDSADSNGEPAIVATDLTRVYGETTAVSGLDLEVDVGSVYGLLGPNGAGKTTTIRMLTALTPPTRGSGTVAGVPITDRESLVDRVGYLPESPPIYEQLTAREQLEYYGGLCGMDASAIEARMEPLLERLDLAADADDRIVTYSKGMRRKTGLVQAILPAPDVVFLDEPTAGLDPRAARTVRELVTELADAGTTVVLSTHILSVVETVATEVGILRAGELVAEGAPKDLRERLEERTDPTLEDVVLEVTTDAE